One window from the genome of Pseudomonas fluorescens encodes:
- a CDS encoding metal ABC transporter ATP-binding protein produces the protein MTVQEPLTLQRVGPLIEFAEVSLNLGRTTILDNVAFQVEPGSIHALVGPNGGGKSSLIKTLLGQMPHQGRLSLQWPADPGVIGYVPQALEFDRGLPMTVDDFMAAMCQRRPAFLGLSKHYAGAIGQALERVGMQDKRKRRMGALSGGERQRVLLAQGLIPSPQLLVLDEPMSALDEAGIQVFERLLQDWRQAGITVLWIEHDLEAVGRLADRVTGLNRRVLFDGPPRQTLTPERLLTLFSTHPRTNGSAA, from the coding sequence ATGACCGTCCAGGAACCCCTCACCCTGCAACGCGTCGGCCCCTTGATCGAGTTCGCCGAGGTCAGTCTGAACCTGGGCCGTACCACCATTCTCGACAACGTGGCCTTTCAGGTGGAACCCGGCAGCATCCATGCTCTGGTCGGTCCCAATGGCGGCGGCAAGAGTTCGCTGATCAAGACCTTGCTGGGGCAGATGCCGCACCAGGGACGCTTGAGCCTGCAATGGCCGGCCGACCCCGGGGTGATCGGCTACGTACCCCAGGCGTTGGAATTCGACCGGGGCCTGCCCATGACCGTGGATGATTTCATGGCGGCGATGTGTCAGCGGCGGCCGGCCTTTCTCGGCTTGAGCAAGCATTATGCCGGCGCCATCGGCCAGGCCCTGGAGCGGGTCGGCATGCAGGACAAGCGCAAGCGGCGCATGGGCGCGCTGTCCGGCGGCGAGCGCCAGCGGGTATTGCTGGCCCAGGGGTTGATTCCCTCGCCGCAATTGCTGGTGCTGGATGAACCGATGTCGGCCCTGGACGAGGCCGGTATCCAGGTGTTCGAACGGCTGCTGCAGGACTGGCGCCAGGCCGGGATCACCGTGCTGTGGATCGAACATGACCTGGAAGCCGTCGGGCGCCTGGCCGACCGTGTCACCGGCCTGAATCGCCGCGTGCTGTTCGACGGCCCGCCACGCCAGACCTTGACCCCGGAACGGCTGCTGACGCTGTTTTCCACCCATCCACGCACGAACGGGAGCGCGGCCTGA
- the prpC gene encoding bifunctional 2-methylcitrate synthase/citrate synthase has translation MAEAKVLSGAGLRGQVAGQTALSTVGQSGAGLTYRGYDVRELAADAQFEEVAYLLLYGELPTQAQLDAYTGKLRQLRDLPQALKEVLERIPADAHPMDVMRTGCSFLGNLEPEQDFSQQHDKTDRLLAAFPAIMCYWYRFSHQGQRIECVTDEVSIGGHFLHLLHGKKPSELHVKVMNVSLILYAEHEFNASTFTARVCASTLSDLFSCITAAIGSLRGPLHGGANEAAMEMIERFSSPQEAIEGTLGMLARKDKIMGFGHAIYKDNDPRNEVIKGWSKKLADEVGDTVLFPVSEAIDKTMWEQKKLFPNADFYHASAYHFMGIPTKLFTPIFVCSRLTGWAAHVFEQRANNRIIRPSAEYTGVEQRKFVPIEQR, from the coding sequence ATGGCCGAAGCAAAAGTACTCAGTGGCGCCGGGCTCCGTGGCCAGGTGGCCGGGCAAACCGCATTGTCCACCGTGGGCCAATCGGGTGCCGGCCTGACCTATCGCGGCTACGACGTTCGCGAGCTGGCGGCAGATGCGCAATTTGAAGAGGTGGCCTACCTGCTGCTGTACGGCGAACTGCCGACCCAGGCACAGTTGGACGCCTACACCGGTAAGCTGCGCCAGTTGCGCGACCTGCCCCAAGCCTTGAAGGAAGTGCTGGAGCGCATTCCCGCCGACGCCCACCCGATGGACGTGATGCGCACCGGCTGCTCGTTCCTGGGCAACCTGGAACCCGAGCAGGATTTTTCCCAGCAACATGACAAGACCGATCGCCTGCTGGCCGCGTTCCCGGCGATCATGTGCTACTGGTATCGCTTCAGCCACCAAGGCCAGCGCATCGAATGCGTGACCGACGAAGTGTCCATCGGCGGCCACTTCCTGCACTTGCTGCACGGCAAGAAGCCGAGCGAGTTGCACGTCAAGGTGATGAATGTCTCGCTGATCCTCTACGCCGAGCACGAATTCAACGCCTCGACCTTCACCGCCCGGGTCTGCGCCTCCACGCTGTCGGACCTGTTCTCCTGCATCACCGCCGCCATCGGCTCGCTGCGTGGCCCGTTGCATGGCGGTGCCAACGAAGCGGCGATGGAAATGATCGAGCGCTTCAGCTCACCGCAGGAGGCCATCGAAGGCACCCTCGGCATGCTGGCGCGCAAAGACAAGATCATGGGCTTCGGCCACGCGATCTATAAGGACAACGACCCGCGCAACGAGGTGATCAAGGGCTGGTCGAAAAAACTCGCCGACGAAGTGGGCGATACCGTGCTGTTCCCGGTGTCCGAAGCCATCGACAAGACCATGTGGGAACAGAAGAAGCTGTTCCCCAACGCCGATTTCTACCATGCCTCGGCGTACCACTTCATGGGCATCCCGACCAAGCTGTTCACGCCGATCTTCGTCTGCTCGCGCCTGACCGGCTGGGCCGCCCACGTGTTCGAACAACGCGCCAACAACCGCATCATCCGACCGAGCGCCGAATACACCGGCGTCGAACAGCGCAAGTTCGTGCCAATCGAACAACGCTGA
- a CDS encoding metal ABC transporter permease translates to MSYEAFRLMVQGWASAGYLPEALAYGFVVNALLAGLLIGPVLGGLGTLVVVKRFAFFSEAVGHAALTGVAIGILLGEPYTGPYGSLFGYCLLFGILLNYLRNRTGLAPDTLIGVFLSVSLALGASLLLILAGKINVHILENVLFGSVLTVNGNDLLVLAVVGSLVMALALPLYNRIMLASFNPQLAAVRGVAVKTLDYLFVVLVTLITVAAVKVIGAILVGALLVIPAAAARLLSQSLKGFFWCSVLIATVSTLCGILAPIVFDLPIPSGAAIILVAGIAFALSAIARGVVPSLKGNLG, encoded by the coding sequence ATGAGTTATGAAGCCTTTCGCTTGATGGTCCAGGGTTGGGCCTCGGCCGGTTACCTGCCTGAAGCGCTGGCCTATGGGTTCGTGGTCAATGCGTTGTTGGCCGGGCTGTTGATCGGCCCGGTGCTGGGCGGCCTCGGCACGCTGGTGGTGGTCAAGCGCTTCGCGTTTTTTTCCGAGGCGGTGGGCCATGCGGCGCTCACCGGCGTGGCCATCGGCATCCTGCTCGGCGAGCCCTACACCGGGCCTTACGGCAGCCTGTTCGGCTACTGCCTGCTGTTCGGCATCCTGCTCAATTACCTGCGCAACCGCACCGGCCTGGCGCCCGATACGCTGATCGGCGTCTTCCTGTCGGTGTCCCTGGCCCTGGGCGCCAGCCTGCTGTTGATCCTGGCGGGCAAGATCAATGTGCACATTCTGGAAAACGTATTGTTCGGCTCGGTGCTGACGGTCAATGGCAATGACCTGCTGGTGCTGGCGGTGGTCGGCTCGCTGGTGATGGCCCTGGCCTTGCCGCTGTACAACCGCATCATGCTCGCCAGCTTCAACCCGCAACTGGCGGCGGTGCGCGGGGTGGCGGTCAAGACCCTGGACTACCTGTTCGTGGTCCTGGTGACGCTGATCACCGTGGCGGCGGTGAAAGTCATCGGTGCCATTCTGGTGGGCGCGTTGCTGGTGATCCCCGCTGCGGCGGCGCGCCTGCTCAGTCAATCATTGAAAGGCTTTTTCTGGTGTTCAGTGCTGATCGCCACCGTCAGCACTTTGTGCGGGATCCTCGCGCCGATTGTGTTCGACCTGCCGATCCCGTCCGGCGCCGCGATCATCCTGGTGGCCGGCATCGCCTTCGCCCTGAGCGCCATCGCCCGCGGTGTCGTCCCCAGCCTCAAAGGGAATCTTGGATAA
- a CDS encoding metal ABC transporter solute-binding protein, Zn/Mn family has translation MPIASQRRPLLRLLLIGLLACLFTSPVSAETAKRLRIGITLHPYYSYVANIVGDKAEVVPLIPAGFNPHAYEPRAEDIKRISGLDVIVLNGVGHDDFADRMIAASETPNVKVIEANENVPLLAATGTAARGAGKVVNPHTFLSISASIAQVNNIARELGKLDPDNAKAYTQNARAYGKRLRQMRAAALAKLTQAPNAELRVATVHAAYDYLLREFGLEVTAVVEPAHGIEPSPSQLKKTIDQLRELDVKVIFSEMDFPSTYVDTIQRESGVKLYPLSHISYGDYSAEKYEKEMAGNLDTVVRAIQESGA, from the coding sequence ATGCCTATTGCATCTCAACGCCGACCCTTGCTGCGCTTGCTGTTGATCGGCCTGCTGGCCTGTCTGTTCACCTCGCCGGTGAGCGCCGAAACAGCCAAGCGCCTGCGCATTGGCATCACCTTGCACCCGTATTACAGCTACGTGGCCAACATCGTCGGCGACAAGGCCGAGGTCGTGCCGCTGATCCCGGCCGGTTTCAACCCCCACGCCTATGAACCACGGGCCGAGGACATCAAGCGCATCAGCGGCCTCGACGTGATCGTGCTCAACGGCGTGGGCCATGACGACTTCGCCGACCGCATGATCGCCGCCAGCGAAACCCCGAACGTCAAAGTGATCGAGGCCAACGAAAACGTGCCCCTGCTGGCCGCCACCGGCACGGCGGCCCGAGGCGCGGGCAAGGTCGTGAACCCGCACACCTTCCTGTCCATCAGTGCCTCCATCGCCCAGGTCAATAACATCGCCCGGGAACTGGGCAAGCTCGACCCGGACAACGCCAAGGCCTATACCCAGAACGCCCGCGCCTATGGCAAGCGCCTGCGGCAGATGCGCGCCGCCGCCCTGGCGAAGCTGACCCAGGCCCCCAATGCCGAATTGCGGGTCGCCACGGTGCACGCCGCCTATGACTACCTGTTGCGCGAATTCGGCCTGGAAGTGACCGCCGTGGTCGAGCCGGCCCATGGCATCGAACCGAGCCCCAGCCAATTGAAGAAAACCATCGACCAACTGCGGGAGCTGGACGTGAAGGTGATCTTCTCGGAGATGGATTTTCCCTCCACCTACGTCGATACCATCCAACGTGAGTCAGGCGTGAAGCTGTACCCGCTCTCGCACATTTCCTACGGCGACTACAGCGCCGAGAAGTACGAAAAGGAAATGGCCGGCAACCTCGACACCGTGGTCCGGGCGATCCAGGAGTCCGGCGCATGA
- the acnD gene encoding Fe/S-dependent 2-methylisocitrate dehydratase AcnD → MNTEFRKPLPGTSLDYFDVRGAVDAIRPGAYDGLPYTSRVLAENLVRRCDPATLRESLLQLIERKRDLDFPWFPARVVCHDILGQTALVDLAGLRDAIALQGGDPAQVNPVVPTQLIVDHSLAVESGGADPQAFAKNRAIEDRRNEDRFHFINWTKKAFKNVDVIPPGNGIMHQINLEKMSPVIQQRDGVAFPDTCVGTDSHTPHVDALGVIAIGVGGLEAESVMLGRASWMRLPEIVGVELTGKLQPGITATDMVLALTEFLRKQKVVGAWLEFFGEGASALTLGDRVTISNMAPEYGATAAMFHIDQQTIDYLKLTGREDTQVQLVETYAKHVGLWADSLKGAQYERGLTFDLSSVVRNMAGPSNPHARVAVSELAAKGISGQWDDVPGQMPDGAVIIAAITSCTNTSNPRNVIAAGLLARNANRLGLARKPWVKSSLAPGSKTVALYLDEAGLTSELEKLGFGVVAFACTTCNGMSGALDPVIQQEIIDRDLYATAVLSGNRNFDGRIHPYAKQAFLASPPLVVAYAIAGTIRFDIEKDVLGVVDGREIRLKDIWPSDEEIDAVVKASVKPEQFRQVYIPMFAIQEDTGPKVTPLYDWRPQSTYIRRPPYWEGALAGARPLKGMRPLAVLPDNITTDHLSPSNAIMLDSAAGEYLAKMGLPEEDFNSYATHRGDHLTAQRATFANPKLFNEMVQENGKVKQGSLARVEPEGKVMRMWEAIETYMERKQPLIIIAGADYGQGSSRDWAAKGVRLAGVEAIAAEGFERIHRTNLVGMGVLPLEFKPGTDRKTLGIDGSEVYDVIGERTPRATLTLVITRKNGERVEVPVTCRLDTAEEVSIYEAGGVLQRFAQDFLESAVAV, encoded by the coding sequence ATGAACACAGAATTTCGCAAACCGCTGCCTGGCACTTCGCTGGATTATTTCGACGTTCGCGGCGCAGTGGATGCCATCCGCCCCGGCGCCTATGACGGCCTACCGTACACCTCCCGCGTGCTGGCGGAAAACCTGGTGCGTCGCTGCGACCCGGCCACGCTGCGCGAGTCGCTGCTGCAACTGATCGAGCGCAAGCGCGACCTGGATTTCCCGTGGTTTCCGGCCCGCGTGGTGTGCCATGACATCCTCGGCCAGACTGCCCTGGTGGACCTGGCCGGCCTGCGCGACGCCATCGCCCTGCAGGGGGGCGACCCGGCGCAGGTCAATCCGGTGGTGCCGACCCAACTGATCGTCGACCACTCCCTGGCGGTGGAAAGCGGTGGTGCCGACCCGCAAGCCTTCGCCAAGAACCGCGCCATTGAAGACCGCCGCAACGAAGACCGCTTCCACTTCATCAACTGGACCAAGAAAGCCTTCAAGAATGTCGATGTGATTCCGCCGGGCAACGGGATCATGCACCAGATCAACCTGGAAAAAATGTCACCGGTGATCCAGCAGCGTGACGGCGTGGCGTTCCCCGACACCTGCGTCGGCACCGACAGCCACACCCCCCACGTCGATGCCCTGGGCGTGATCGCCATCGGCGTCGGTGGCCTGGAGGCCGAAAGCGTCATGCTCGGTCGCGCCTCGTGGATGCGCCTGCCGGAAATCGTCGGCGTCGAGCTGACCGGCAAGCTGCAACCGGGCATCACCGCCACCGACATGGTGCTGGCGCTGACCGAGTTCCTGCGCAAGCAAAAAGTTGTCGGGGCATGGCTGGAGTTTTTCGGTGAAGGCGCCAGTGCCCTGACCTTGGGCGACCGTGTGACCATTTCCAACATGGCCCCGGAATACGGCGCTACGGCGGCGATGTTCCATATTGATCAACAGACGATCGACTACCTGAAGCTCACCGGTCGCGAAGACACCCAGGTGCAGTTGGTGGAAACCTATGCCAAGCACGTGGGCCTGTGGGCCGATAGCCTCAAGGGCGCACAGTACGAGCGTGGCCTGACCTTCGACCTGTCCTCGGTAGTACGCAACATGGCCGGCCCGAGCAACCCCCATGCCCGCGTCGCGGTGTCGGAGCTGGCCGCCAAAGGCATTTCCGGCCAGTGGGACGATGTGCCCGGGCAAATGCCCGACGGCGCGGTGATCATCGCCGCCATCACCAGTTGCACCAACACCAGCAACCCGCGCAACGTGATCGCCGCCGGCCTCTTGGCGCGCAACGCCAACCGCCTGGGCCTGGCCCGCAAGCCGTGGGTCAAGTCGTCCCTGGCCCCGGGCTCGAAAACCGTGGCGCTGTACCTGGACGAGGCCGGCCTGACGTCCGAACTCGAGAAACTGGGCTTCGGCGTGGTGGCATTCGCCTGCACCACCTGCAACGGCATGTCGGGCGCGCTGGACCCGGTGATCCAGCAGGAAATCATCGACCGCGACCTGTACGCCACCGCCGTGTTGTCGGGCAACCGCAACTTCGACGGGCGTATCCATCCGTACGCCAAGCAGGCGTTCCTGGCCTCGCCACCCCTGGTGGTCGCGTATGCCATCGCCGGGACCATCCGCTTCGACATCGAAAAAGATGTGCTGGGCGTGGTGGACGGTCGCGAGATCCGCCTCAAGGACATCTGGCCGAGCGACGAAGAAATCGACGCGGTGGTCAAGGCTTCGGTGAAGCCGGAGCAGTTCCGCCAGGTGTACATTCCGATGTTCGCCATCCAGGAAGACACCGGACCGAAAGTGACGCCGCTGTACGACTGGCGCCCACAAAGCACCTACATCCGTCGTCCGCCGTACTGGGAAGGGGCGCTGGCCGGTGCGCGGCCACTCAAGGGCATGCGCCCGCTGGCGGTGCTGCCGGACAACATCACCACCGACCATTTGTCGCCGTCCAACGCCATCATGCTGGACAGTGCCGCTGGCGAGTACCTGGCGAAAATGGGCCTGCCGGAAGAGGACTTCAACTCCTACGCAACCCACCGCGGCGACCACCTGACCGCGCAGCGCGCCACCTTCGCCAACCCGAAACTGTTCAACGAAATGGTCCAGGAAAACGGCAAGGTCAAGCAGGGCTCCCTGGCCCGAGTCGAGCCGGAAGGCAAGGTCATGCGCATGTGGGAGGCCATCGAGACCTACATGGAACGCAAGCAGCCGCTGATCATCATTGCCGGTGCCGACTACGGCCAGGGTTCGTCCCGGGACTGGGCGGCCAAGGGCGTGCGCCTGGCCGGTGTCGAGGCGATCGCCGCCGAGGGTTTCGAACGCATCCACCGCACCAACCTGGTGGGCATGGGCGTGTTGCCGCTGGAGTTCAAGCCCGGCACCGATCGCAAGACCCTGGGCATCGACGGCAGCGAAGTCTATGACGTGATCGGCGAGCGCACGCCGCGGGCGACGCTGACCCTGGTCATCACTCGCAAGAACGGCGAGCGCGTCGAAGTGCCGGTGACCTGCCGTCTCGATACCGCCGAAGAAGTGTCGATCTATGAAGCCGGGGGCGTGTTGCAACGCTTTGCCCAGGACTTCCTGGAATCGGCGGTGGCCGTTTAA
- a CDS encoding metal ABC transporter solute-binding protein, Zn/Mn family, translated as MVFSLRQLTLAVALCGVAVTSSFASEKVRLLASLPVTYGLGEALLKGTEVSLERAAPANLPGTRQSAYFSGRGAPALSKLASAADGVIGLRSLWPDDPLYPMARRSNIRIVEVDAARPVDGALPGIAVQPGMADGLASQPWMASHNLGRMADVIAADLVRLAPADKLKIDANLAALKQRLLKLSADSEKRLASADNLSVVSLSEHFGYLISGLNLDAISTDTRPDTEWTAETLKQLSTTLKDNDVALVLHHRQPSDALKAAIAEGGSQLLVLSIDADDPVAELESNAVLVVTALTGG; from the coding sequence ATGGTTTTTTCATTGCGACAACTGACCCTGGCCGTCGCGTTGTGCGGCGTGGCCGTCACCTCGTCATTCGCCAGCGAAAAGGTTCGTCTGCTGGCATCGCTGCCAGTCACCTATGGATTGGGCGAAGCGTTGCTCAAGGGCACCGAGGTCAGCCTGGAGCGGGCCGCGCCCGCCAATCTGCCCGGCACCCGCCAGAGTGCCTACTTCAGCGGTCGTGGTGCACCAGCCTTGAGCAAACTGGCCAGCGCTGCCGACGGGGTGATCGGCCTGCGCTCGCTATGGCCGGACGATCCGCTGTACCCCATGGCCCGACGCAGCAACATCCGCATCGTCGAAGTCGATGCCGCACGCCCGGTGGACGGCGCCCTGCCCGGCATCGCCGTGCAACCGGGCATGGCCGACGGCCTGGCGAGCCAGCCGTGGATGGCCAGCCATAACCTGGGGCGCATGGCCGACGTGATCGCCGCCGACCTGGTGCGCCTGGCCCCGGCGGACAAACTGAAAATCGACGCCAACCTGGCGGCACTCAAGCAGCGCCTGCTCAAACTCAGCGCCGACAGCGAAAAACGCCTCGCCAGCGCCGATAACCTGAGCGTGGTCAGCCTGAGCGAACACTTCGGCTACCTGATCAGCGGGCTCAACCTGGACGCCATCAGCACCGATACCCGGCCTGATACCGAATGGACCGCCGAAACCCTCAAGCAATTGAGTACGACGTTGAAGGACAACGACGTGGCGCTGGTGCTCCATCATCGCCAGCCTTCGGATGCGCTGAAGGCAGCCATTGCCGAGGGCGGCAGCCAGTTGCTGGTGCTCAGCATCGATGCCGACGACCCGGTGGCGGAGCTGGAAAGTAATGCAGTGCTGGTCGTCACCGCGCTGACGGGAGGCTGA
- the prpB gene encoding methylisocitrate lyase, whose protein sequence is MSNSTPGQRFRDAVASEHPLQVVGTINANHALLAKRAGFKAIYLSGGGVAAGSLGVPDLGITGLDDVLTDVRRITDVCDLPLLVDVDTGFGSSAFNVARTVKSMIKFGAAAIHIEDQVGAKRCGHRPNKEIVSQQEMVDRIKAAVDARTDDSFVIMARTDALAVEGLESALDRAAACIEAGADMIFPEAITELEMYKLFASRVKAPILANITEFGATPLYTTEQLAGADVSLVLYPLSAFRAMNKAAENVYTAIRRDGTQQNVIDTMQTRMELYDRIDYHTFEQKLDALFAAKK, encoded by the coding sequence ATGAGCAACAGCACTCCAGGCCAGCGTTTCCGCGATGCGGTCGCCAGCGAGCATCCGCTGCAAGTGGTGGGCACGATCAACGCCAACCACGCGCTGCTGGCCAAGCGCGCCGGTTTCAAGGCGATCTACCTGTCGGGCGGCGGCGTGGCGGCCGGTTCCCTCGGCGTGCCGGACCTGGGCATCACCGGCCTGGATGACGTGCTGACCGATGTACGGCGTATCACCGATGTGTGCGACCTGCCGCTGCTGGTGGACGTGGACACCGGCTTCGGTTCCTCGGCGTTCAACGTGGCGCGCACGGTCAAGTCGATGATCAAGTTCGGCGCCGCGGCGATTCATATCGAAGACCAGGTCGGCGCCAAGCGTTGCGGCCATCGTCCGAACAAGGAAATCGTCTCCCAGCAAGAGATGGTCGACCGTATCAAGGCTGCCGTCGATGCCCGTACCGATGACAGTTTCGTGATCATGGCCCGTACCGATGCCTTGGCGGTGGAAGGCTTGGAATCGGCCCTGGACCGCGCCGCCGCGTGCATCGAGGCCGGTGCCGACATGATTTTCCCCGAAGCCATCACCGAGCTTGAGATGTACAAGCTGTTCGCCAGCCGCGTGAAAGCGCCGATCCTGGCCAACATCACCGAATTCGGCGCGACCCCGCTGTACACCACCGAACAGCTGGCCGGGGCCGACGTGTCCCTGGTGCTGTACCCGCTGTCGGCCTTCCGGGCCATGAACAAGGCGGCCGAGAACGTCTACACCGCGATCCGCCGCGACGGCACGCAACAGAATGTCATCGATACTATGCAGACCCGCATGGAGCTTTACGATCGCATCGACTACCACACCTTCGAGCAGAAGCTCGATGCGTTGTTCGCGGCGAAGAAGTAA
- the prpF gene encoding 2-methylaconitate cis-trans isomerase PrpF — MAHSPQIKIPATYMRGGTSKGVFFSLQDLPEAARVPGPVRDALLLRVIGSPDPYEKQIDGMGGATSSTSKTVILSRSTRADHDVDYLFGQVSIDKPFVDWSGNCGNLSAAVGSFAISSGLVASDRIPQNGVAVVRIWQANIGKTIIAHVPITEGVVQETGDFELDGVTFPAAEVQLEFMDPAAEEEGGGGSMFPTGNLVDDLEVPGVGTFKATLINAGIPTIFINARDVGYTGTELQGAINSDPKALAMFETIRAHGALRMGLIKHLDEAAQRQHTPKVAFVAPPADYLSSSGKAVAAGDVDLLVRALSMGKLHHAMMGTAAVAIGTAAAISGTLVNLAAGGIERNAVRFGHPSGTLRVGAEASVVNGEWTVKKAIMSRSARVLMEGFVRVPGDVLN, encoded by the coding sequence ATGGCTCACTCGCCTCAAATCAAGATCCCCGCGACCTACATGCGTGGCGGCACCAGCAAAGGCGTGTTCTTCAGCCTGCAAGACCTGCCCGAAGCGGCTCGCGTTCCCGGCCCGGTCCGGGATGCCCTGCTGTTGCGGGTGATCGGCAGCCCCGACCCGTACGAGAAGCAGATCGATGGCATGGGCGGCGCAACGTCCAGCACCAGCAAGACCGTGATCCTGTCCAGGAGCACCCGGGCCGACCACGATGTCGATTACCTGTTCGGCCAGGTGTCCATCGATAAGCCGTTCGTGGACTGGAGCGGCAACTGCGGCAACCTGTCGGCGGCGGTGGGGTCGTTTGCCATCAGCAGTGGTTTGGTGGCGTCCGACCGGATTCCGCAAAACGGCGTGGCCGTGGTACGGATCTGGCAGGCCAACATCGGCAAGACCATCATCGCCCATGTGCCAATCACCGAGGGCGTGGTGCAGGAAACCGGGGACTTCGAACTCGACGGCGTGACCTTTCCAGCGGCCGAAGTGCAATTGGAGTTCATGGACCCGGCGGCCGAGGAGGAGGGCGGTGGTGGCTCGATGTTTCCCACCGGCAACCTGGTGGACGACTTGGAAGTGCCCGGTGTTGGTACCTTCAAGGCGACGCTGATCAACGCGGGGATCCCGACGATTTTCATCAATGCCCGCGATGTCGGCTACACCGGCACTGAGTTGCAGGGGGCGATCAACAGCGATCCCAAGGCGTTGGCGATGTTCGAAACCATTCGCGCCCACGGTGCCTTGCGCATGGGCTTGATCAAGCACCTGGACGAAGCGGCCCAGCGCCAGCACACACCGAAAGTGGCGTTTGTCGCGCCGCCGGCGGATTACCTTTCCTCCAGCGGAAAAGCCGTGGCGGCGGGGGATGTCGACTTGCTGGTGCGGGCGTTGTCCATGGGCAAGCTGCACCACGCCATGATGGGCACCGCAGCGGTGGCCATCGGCACCGCCGCAGCGATTTCCGGCACCCTGGTGAACCTGGCCGCCGGCGGCATCGAGCGTAACGCCGTGCGTTTCGGCCACCCGTCCGGCACCTTGCGCGTCGGCGCCGAGGCCAGCGTGGTCAACGGCGAATGGACCGTTAAAAAAGCCATCATGAGCCGCAGTGCGCGGGTGTTGATGGAAGGGTTCGTGCGGGTGCCGGGGGATGTCCTGAACTGA
- a CDS encoding DUF6162 family protein: protein MSNATTQVIRPAGAGHETLYVLLLCLVIVLVAGSVVAWHGKAEDTPHLASNQLDARRDLSAAEQGIYADLRVTLDEIRLLREDQPTLPSPPTLAEEGFAPFAQDASSVSRGGHAWQKLQDQAYFGASANPSVAGSFLMRIGETSDAAPDIWLNRGTGLATPSALDDAALSAAGWQQIVAQFDAGVTRQHRH, encoded by the coding sequence ATGAGCAACGCCACGACTCAAGTCATCCGCCCCGCCGGCGCGGGCCATGAAACCCTGTATGTGTTGCTGTTGTGCCTGGTCATCGTGCTGGTGGCCGGGTCCGTGGTGGCCTGGCATGGAAAGGCCGAGGACACGCCTCACCTGGCCTCGAACCAGCTCGACGCCCGCCGCGACCTCAGCGCCGCCGAGCAAGGCATCTATGCCGACCTGCGGGTGACCCTGGATGAAATCCGCTTGCTGCGCGAAGACCAACCCACCCTGCCCAGTCCGCCAACCCTGGCCGAAGAAGGCTTCGCGCCGTTCGCCCAGGACGCCAGCTCCGTCAGCCGGGGCGGCCACGCCTGGCAAAAACTGCAGGACCAGGCCTACTTCGGCGCCAGTGCCAATCCGTCGGTGGCCGGTTCGTTTCTGATGCGCATCGGCGAAACGTCCGACGCCGCCCCGGACATCTGGCTCAACCGCGGCACTGGCCTCGCGACGCCCTCCGCGCTGGACGATGCGGCTTTGTCCGCCGCCGGCTGGCAACAGATCGTCGCGCAATTCGATGCCGGCGTAACCCGCCAGCACCGGCACTGA